The genomic interval atttgatgtttttggagataaaaatatgagtctatttaaagatttaagttatgaatttgatgaaattacattatattgaggatgataattagttttatgagttttgtttgaaattttttatgagttttttgaatatttgcaaaaaataaggataatactgttgatattttaaaacataaaatatcaaattgttacttaaaattaaaataaaggaccaaatcgagaaaaaaaaaaaagataaaggactaaaacgttaactgaaattaagttaagggactatgGGTGATATTTAGcttaaattataactcaatagtgatatggcagtCCCCGACAACGGCACCTAATTGCGGAAATGCACCTCGGGCGCGCTCCAAACGCACAACATCTTATGTTTGATGTTTAGTGCATGTTTCCGCTCTTTTGAGTCCTAATTTGGttttggtgtcttcatgaaagttgtagatatggatcttagctttcattttcactttctttgactccaattggacatctacaactctagatatggctgaaatactctacataggtcatgttgatttatcaccaaaattcagcactgtaCTAAAACGAAGTAACAACGTAAAACTACCAAAAACCTTTACTTAATCCatgaaataagaacataaacatttcattaaattaaagaactaaaattaataaaatatatcaaataactccttaaattaactaatgaacaaaagataaataagactaaaaacaatgaaaaatatgtatatgatgaagagtcatcaactGTCATCAAGTGATGAATCAATCATGTCTCTATGATTAATCTATTGATCTTCAGGTGACTCCACCTCAATTTGGACACTTTCAGTATTGCTGCTTGAAGTGTTGTCTTGTTGATGTTTTTCGTTTCTACAGAACTGATACGAAAAACGTTTTGTGAATCATGGTCAGTCTTGTTTCATCAAACACTATATCTCTTGATATGATGCACTTCTTGGTCAATTCTCCACCACTTGTAACCTTTTATTCCTTTAGGATATCCAATGAAAACACATATGACTTCTCTAGGATCCAATTTATCTTGCCTTGTGCGAACGAATGCTAAGGAGTcaaatacttttagatttgaCTAGTTAGATGGCTTGTTGTTTCACATTTCAATTTGTGTCTTAAATCCAAAACCGATGAAGGGCATCAATTGTTTTGTTCATCCTTTCAGCAATGCTATTTTGTTGAGAGTTGCCTACAATTGTTCTATATCTTTGAATACCTAAGTCCCTGCAATGCTTATTAAACTGCTCTGAAAGATACTCCAGGCCATTGTCAGTTCTTAAACATTTCAGTTTAGATTCCTTTTGAGTTccaattattcatatgtcattctttaaatttcataaaagtgtaacttttatatttaatgaCATATATCCATACTttcctagaataatcatcaatgaTGGCTAAGAAATAAGAACAACCAGCATGAGTCTTTGTCATTGAAGGACCCCACAAATAAGAATGAGCATATTCAAAAGGTCTAGAGGTGTTGTATTGGCCAACACCAAAATTGGTCCTCTTACACTTTCCTATAACACAATGATcacaaaattctaattttttaattttatcacaaTTAAGCAAATTCTATTTTGATAACTCAATTAAGTCTTTTTCATTTGCATGTCATAACCTTATATTCAATATTCTAGTAGATGAATGATAACTAGAGCTATCAATTGAAGCTTGTGCGATTATGGTAGAACCATCTAAAATGTACAGGCCATTTCTTTTAATGCTTTTAACAATAATAtcatctttattaataatagtcaTGATACCATTATTTATGTTTGTGGAATATCCTAATATGTCAAACATGtctattgaaattaaatttctttttaattcagGTATGTACCTTACATCCTTCATTAGTACCTTGAATCTGGTTGTTCCCTTGCCTTGTACCTTACATGATTTGTTGTTGCCAAACAAAACGACTCCACCATCACGAAGATCTattgattcaaaataatattttcttggACACATGTGGAAAGTACATCATGAGTGTAATACCCAGTTCTTTTCACCTTCAGAATTTGAAATCATCAAGGCCTCTGCAGATTCATATCCAAGATCAACAAGTGCCATATTTCCAGAATCTTGAGTTTTTCTTGATTCCTTTCTTTCAGTGCAATCTTTCTTGAAATGTCCATTCTCGTGATAATGAAAGCATTCATAATTCCCTTCAGATTTAGATCTTGAAATTGACTCGTGCTTATTTCCATTTGATCCTTTCTTGTCAGTTCTTCCTCTAGTGACATTTAGACTTTCAACATGATTATCATTCTTGACCTCGTGCCTTTTATAGCTTTCCTTTGTCCGGATAGATGTGTGCACTTCTTCAAGAGTAATTATTTGTTCTCTTCCAAACATGATAACATCCTTCTTCAAGTGTTCATATGAACTTGGCAGGGCATTAAGGAGGATCAAAGCTTTGCCTTTATCATCTAACTTGACTTCTAAATTTTCTAAACCATCAAGAATcttattaaaatcaacaatttataatGTAACAAGTTTTTATTCAtccattttaaaagaaaacGATTGTTGTTTCAAGAAGAGTCTAACCCCgacattttaaaagaaaacactTGTTGAAACTGATTTAGTCATGTAGAGAGATTCAAGTTTAAGCCATAAGGTTGCTGCTATTGGTTCTCTAACAACTTCCCTCAAAGCTTTGTCTCTAAAACACAAGATGATAGTACTCTTTGCTTTTTCAATTAGTTCTTCCTTTTCAGGAGTAGTCATTGTTGCACGAAGAGCTGATTCACCCTTCAACTTATTCACCAAACCTTGTTGAACTAGGACAACATGCATCTTTATCTTTCACAAACCAAAGTCATTTAATCCATTGAACTTTTCAATATCAAACTTTGTGATTCCACCTATTGTTGCTCCTTTTTCCTACAAACGGTgccaattgttaaaaaaataataggatCTGCAACaaaaattaaccaacaaaatagaaaactTACAATTGCAAAACCAAAAATtgaaacggagaatgttcttgaaTAGAACTGAAAACGAAGAATTTAGAACCAGAACTGAAatgaagaatgttctccgtttgtgcagtttcaaaaacaatttttcaatCAATGTAGAACAAAAATTAAAGGAAGATAAGACAAGAATAACACCAGAATTTACGTGTTCATCCTCAATTACTTAAGACCTACGTCACGGGCAAGAAAGCAAGACAATTCACTAAACGTATTTGAATTTACAAGATTAAGGCCACTTCAAGATTGTTCTCATAGTATCTATCACTGTTGCGAATAAAACAATAATAGCCTTGTGTTTCCAAGCTTTGTTTTCTATCTCCCTTAATCTTTGTTTCTGATTTCTATGAATCACTTTTGAGAATTACATAGACCTCTCTCACAACCCTTTTGAGAACTATGTCATAACAAATTTGGCCAAATTTAGTAATGACAACCACTAAAGCTTAACCAACTTTAGTTATTAGATTTGAGGCATACTTTcacataataaataaacaaaccaATAATTTAACACAATGGACATAACAAAAACCATAATTTGGGATTATGGTTACATATgattctttttctttgttgaaGGAAGATGTGGGAAAgagaaatatataaattacaatAGCTCTTCTTCATTGAAGAACAAAAGGAAAATTTTAGCATATCTAAAGAGCGTAAATGATCAACAACAGTTAGACTTAGACACTAGtggaattttactttttttaagcCGGTTAAAATGTACATCTTAAGTCAATTTTGTGAACGAGTTAACAAtaaacgacttaataaacatgttttttaagtaGTTTAACCGACTTAACAAAATTTTGTCgtgttaagtcggttaaaatgtacattttaagtcggCTTCGTGTCTGAGTTAACAacaaacgacttaataaacatGTTCTTTTTTAAGTCATTTCATGAACCGACTCAACAAAACTTCGTCTTGTTAAGTCGGTTTAGCTTAATcgacttaaacatcataaattcagttcaataaatcatatttttaagttGGTTCTTTTGATCAACTGACTTAATAGATAaagttataataattattttaaaaaaaaaatcttattttgtttttatactCCTGCTCCATACATACATGcaatatttcgtattaaatttcaaatcagAAGTTTATACTTGCaaccacaattttatataaccatctaataaccaaaatatacaatatcagAAAGTTCATACAAAATATAGAGTACAAAGAAGATGCCTCTCATTTTTGACTACTCTTGACAAGacgaaaaataatttagatgTTCATTAAtgaaattacaaaatcacaatgtagCAATATTAAATAGACATATATTCAATGAAACAAGAACTTGAGTATCAAACTTGTCTTAACAAATTGATGAAGTGGTGATGTTAAAATGGCGGCACTGGGTTGTGAAGTCGATGTTAGAAGAAAGCAAAGAAGTTAGAACCTAGGTTGTAAGTGTTCACGATATGGAGGTCAAGGAATAGAAGGTGGAGGTTCAGAGCACAAAGGTTAGGATAGCAGGAAGATAAAACGCTAAGTATacgaggttttttttttatattttttacatttgtcTTAAGTCGGTTATCAAAATAACTGCATTAAACAAATTTCAGatatttacaaaattttcaCCGTCTCATTTTATTAAGTCGTTTACCCAATTAACGACTCAAATATAGAGGAAGatgatatatattaattttttattttttatttttaccaacTCTCTTAAATCGGTTACCAATATAACCGTATTAAACATGTTtcatatatttacaaaattatcacCGCCTCATTTTGTTAAATCGTTTATGCAGGCAATCGACTTCAACATACCTCTGTCTCATTTGTTAAGTCTTGCAATTTTCTACAAAGTACTCAATGGAGCTTGTACTAAGACACGATTCTTCATGAATCAATAAGTTTATCTATTACTAAAagcatgaaataaaaaattacaaattcaacCTAAGTTAAACttgaacaaaatatttaagtgattaatttaatGGTAAAAGTTTAGCTTTGTAACCTTATGAAACTAAGTTTAAATTTCGTCAAGCTTGGATAATATAAAACTAACGGAGCGGAACGGAACCAAATAAAGTGGAGGGGAGTGGAGtggaatataataaattagaaatttcaTTCCATTGTTTGGGTATTTTCTGACATAGCATTAACAAATCTATTGTTTGGAAAGTGAATACAGTGGAATgtgttataattttgtttattccATTTATACCCTTTTCTTTTTTACACGATACATTCAACTTAATTTACATGTATTATTATAGTAAATCAACCTAATGTTGCTTCCATTCATTATTGACTCTAGGAAAGAGAAGaaataatacttttatttatttatttatgaaagaaGTAACAATACCATTTTTCGTAGCTCTATTTCCTGCATTACTTCTATTTGATAACATTTCTTAATAGTCCACGAATTAGTTCGGAGAAATCTTCATAGTCCTAGAATAAGCTGGAAATTTCGAAGACTGGCCTTGCTCATAAGCGATGAATTTACACAAATTTCACAACTATACCATGATATGCAACCATTGCATTGAGAGTGAAGCAAAGGCGATGACACCATATTatgaataatattataaataattgagtaaaaataataataatattagaaatAGAAGGCTTGTAGATTGAACGATgaatctcatatttaaaataagtatGAGAGCTTCATACAAAAGATGTTAGAAATAACGTAATCGTAGAGTTGAAAATAaatcttatattaaaaattagctTCAAAACTTGATACAAAAGAAAATTCTTTAGAATATTtcacttaaataattaaaaatatactaaaacaaTGAATACAATAGTTCAATAGAGTACATTTCAAACTTAACcaactaattaattaagtttaaCCAACCAACTAATTAATCTCTTAAACTAAAATTAGCATTCCCCAAAAACTCAAGGtaagagaatttttaaattgaatttgaaatacAGAAAATTCTCCTTTTTTTACATTTACGATATATTCCTATTTTGCTTTTCCAATCTAAATCTAATTTAGAGTATATTGTTTTAATTCCTTTGGATCATGTATTGATATTTGTAGATATTCaattttgtctatatttttgaacaattttcagtaaaattattttcatgacGATGGGTCGCCCCAGCCCCCACCTATATCTCCCACTAATAATTTGGGGTTTAAGAAATTGTTTTGGAGTTTTCTACTTGTCACCCCCTACATGTACCTTTCACCTCTCTAATATACTTAAAGAGACAATTTCAcccttttattatatataaaagattgatttttattttcactcACACATTCGAAACTTAAGCAAAAACtattagaaaattttcaaatttttaaaactttagttgattataaaaattttgaaatataaaatgagTATACTTCTGaaagtttgaattaatttgtaattttcaaaatacaatttattgtgcttataaaatattttcgaaactttcgtctttaacaaaagtttcgaaatgtaaaGTTTCAGAAAATTGAAAACTTCGATACATGGATTATTTTGAAAACCAAATTTTCGAAACGTAAATGAAAGTTTCCTTTTCTAGAAtttcctatttttattttagaatttctaaaatattaattaattttaatttcctattttgaaaatattaattaattttccatTTTCATGGAATTtccaatttcaaaactttcgtaTTGCTTGaaactttctaaattttttttgaaaaacttaaaattactttttaaaagtttcaaattaataaaaaaaattcgaatgtttgaattaatttgaaatttttgaagttaCCTTTAACAAAatttcagaactttcaaaattttgaaatataaattttttgaaacgtaattttacatttcaaaactttcgaagaagatgaaagtttcgaaaatttagaattttactctaatttttgaaatgtaaattttatttcaaaataataacattatttttttattacatttcctatttaaaaaaaatcaaaatttctgaaatttcttttttaaaaaatgtcctTTTAAAGAATTtcctatttttatatataataaaagggGTAACATAGTCTTTTTAAACATATTGAGTGGGTGACAGGTAGAAAACTCTTCATTTTCTTTCAATGTCCAAACTTTTGGACAAGTTTAGCAAAGGATCAAATTCTGGACCAAAAACAGTTTGGGACCCAACTTCCTAAAAATAATTAGgattaaatacaattttagtattttatcttttactttatattttttttgtcatttatctttattttgatttattttgatcatttatcttttataaatgatgtattttagtttttgacacAATCGCAACaacaattataacattttatcaTTAGAATTATCCCTTCTAACAATTATCAATATGTAtccaatataatattattttaaaaaaaaatcaattttactaaATAATAAGTTTTCACTTGAAGAAAAAATTCTTACAtgatttaaaacatatttaaactctTTGAAATAAATGATATTCATCAGAGTTTATTGTATCTTTACTTCATTCTTATTCAGATTGCACATTTAACTTTACAactgatttaaaatttaatcatagttcataacaataattatacaaTTGTTTATAAAagtccaaaataaataaaaaaataaaaaacaaccaaaataaatgtcagataaaagagaaaacactaaaattatattaatgacgaaaaacttaaaaaaacttttattttagtttttatttatttaaaaataaaaataaaactaaaatagtttttttaaatatattgaagGGGTGAGAGGTATAAATGAAGGGTGACAAGTAGaaaattcttcattttcttttaatgtCGAAACTTTTGGACAAGTTTAGCTACAAATTGAATTCTTGACCAAAAAAAGTTTGGGGACCCACTTCCTAAAAATATTTAGgattaaatacaattttaatattttatcttttacttaatatttattttggttctttatctttattttgatttgtttttgtcatttatcttttataaacggtgtattttagttttttacatAATCACAACAAAAGTTATAATATTTGATAATCCCTTCTAACAGTTAACAAGATGTATTCATCAAAGTTTACTGTATCTTTACTTTATTCTTATTAAGTGATGACTctttatcatatgcatattttttattgtttttagtcttagtTATCTtctattgattaattaatttattcattagttaatttaaggagttatttgatatattttgttaattttagttctttgatttaatgaaatatttatgttcttatttccttgattaagtagatatttttcatagttttacgtttttacattgttttagtgcagtgcttaatttttgtgagaaatcaacatgacatatgtggagtattttggccatatctggagttgtataTGTGCAATTGAAGTCAAACAAAGTTAAagtgaaagctaagatccatagctacaacatTTATGACGGCACCAAAACTAAATTCGGAATCCAAATAGGAGACCAATGCACTAAACGCCAAACaaaagatgttgtgcgcctgtaGCACATTTCAGCGTAAAAGACCTGCCATTTCACACTTGAAGCGCGCGACGCGCAACAGAACAATTAAAACTCATTTTGCTCACTTTTTAggtatcttttttactattgggaagtttggagacttgtgccctagcagagaaactcagaGACAACTGTTCTTAACACCATTGAaagagttttatcaagaatcattcaggaatccttcttgtaattcttttttaatctatatcttttctatctctgacatgagtaactaaaccatatttgttagggatgagtttaacaagatgaaacccttatttttatgatttaatttctagttatatgaatgagtttattgaattatttttctcatctatgcgcttaatgttttttattgctttatcaacattaaaatattctatgattcgtattttgaaacgaaagtggactttacgagtGCTGGAGATGAgaaatttatgaatttgtagtctaggaaTAGATGcatgtcatgaaaccaattaaattagttgcaaaggcaatagtttaaaaagagaattcctATACGGTAAGgcttaaatattaaattcactaagaaattaggggttactttggaattaaaggttctgtcactaagatattagggcaagaataataaagagaattctgtaataattcaataaaggaatagagtaactaggatcaaattagacaccaaggttggattcgaagtgaaactcatccttgacatttttcttattataaaggattaattttattaccgttgttcgttttagtaattaaatacaactcgatagtaaaacgcaatccttaagcttgacactcggtactaccgttttgttattacttgcaacgactCAGTAtacttgctgaaatgctatcaagtttttgacaccgttgccggggattgtcatatcactattgagtataatttatttacttaattcaaattttttgccatacaataaaaattttgcttttatttttgaaaaaaaaaattatgttttaaaactgttttatttttacttaattatttattttataacctttcattactcacaatttgtGTAACCTTTAATGCGAGGCCAATCCTCAACTGAATTTTTCTTTAATCCTGAAATCgaaaaaattgcaaaattaaATCGAAAAATTTGCAAAATTAAATCGAAAAGAGgttcgagaaaggagacaaagagAAATACAATTAGTGGTGGAAGAAGAGGATTTGGGGGATTTCTTCATAATTTTGGAAATGGCCAATCCACCACCACCTGAACACACCCTTGGGGAGTATGGGAATCGAAATAGAAATCATGCTCGATTGACTATCTATAACCCAACAGTTACAGTCAACAAGTTTGAAGTGAACCCcgctctataccgagagttaAAGGAGATTCATTTTTCTGATAAACATAAAGAATACACCAATAGACACCTGACAaacttctttgaattatgtgaaacagtgaaagTGGATGATTGTCCTGAAGAAAGCAAAAGATTGAGATTATTTCCATTGTCATTGAAAGATGATGCTAAAGAGTGGCTTAACTCCTTTCCTTCCAGTAGTATCACCACGTGAGAtgaccttgaagataagttcGTAGAACAATACTTTCCCCCAGCTGTGTCCGTTAGAAAGAGGCAAGAGATTTCCAGTTACAAACAAAAAGAGGGACGATCTCTTTGGACACTTACAGGAGGTTCAAGAGTTTACTAGCAGGATGCCCCAATCATGCTTATATCGAAACTGCCTAGatgcaaatattttgtaataGTTTGAGGCttagcactagaattatgttggatgctacAGCAGggggttctttgaattacaagcCCGCATCAGAAGCACACAAAATTATTGAAATCATGGCGTcaaaatgaacaaatgatgttgtattacagaggtggtgggtcaacaagtggtatactgaaattgaatgttatggatgctGGTTTGGCTCAAGGCAGGTTGCTCTCAAAACagataaagaaggggatggcagctctaaatatacaaccacaagtggcccctatcaaattattgaaacatactagttatgaattttgtgggggagcacataaaaatggagcttgtgaagcACCAGCTGAAGATGATACAAAAGAActagaaaaagtgaattttgtGGGTAATAACGGGAAGCAGAACAATCCttactctagtacgtacaacccTGATTGGAGaaataatcaaaaaaaaaaaatcttggaGAGTTCAACAGGGTGGATCTCAAGGTCAACAAGGAGCTGAAGCAAATCAAGCTCCACCTCGAAGAGCTGCTTAGAAGATTGCTATTGAGAAGTTTCTAACAAGCACAacttctttcattgaagagtcaagagccatctaGAAAAATCACTATGCATCAATAAAGAACTTGGAGACCCAACTCGGTCAAcatgctcaacaaatggcacaaagagcGCTTGAAAATTTTCCTAGTGACACAGTTCGAATCTGCGAAATAATGTCAATGTTGTGACAacgaggagtggcaaggtaagtgaacaagtaccacctAAAGTCAAACAGAGTGGAAGTACTTCAACTTCAACCCACTCGAAGGAAATGGTCACCCCAACATCAGTTGAGGAGCACAtcgctcttgaaaaggaggaagaataTGTGGTACAGAAAAAGGAGACACTGCCAATATCAGAAATTCGACTTATGtttcctcaaagattaaaaaaggaagaaaatgaaaaacaattatgtaaatttcttgatgtttttaaaatattacaaattaacattccttttgccgAAGCACTAGAGCAGATGTTGGCATACACCAAGTTCATGAAAGAGATTCTctgtcaaagaaaataaaaattggcgGTGAAACAATGATGCTTACCGAAGAGTATAGTGATATCCTACAGAGGAAGCTGccaccgaagctcaaggatcctggaagcttctaTATCCCTTGTGCcgttggaaatagaacttttgggaaggcccTGTGTGATCTTGATGTTACAATTCGTCGATCGAtcaatgaaacacccatatAGAGTGGTAGAAGATGTGCCAGTcaaagtggataagttcatttttctaaTGGATTTCATGGTGCTAGACATGGAGGAggacaatgacattcctttgattttggggagactgttcttagcaacagggcgatctatgattgatgtagcggATGACACCTTAACCTTAAAGGTAAATGAAGAAATTGTCACTttcaatattctaaaagccatggaacattaaaaagaaagagaagggtgcaattGAATCGAGATCTTAGATGTGATAAtcgatgaagaagttgaacatcAAGAACCTATTTTGCCATTAGAAAGAGcgttatgcctaccccaagacgttgttaaagaaagtgaaGATCCAAATGTGAAAAaggttttagccatgttagacACATCACCATCTTACTCCCCCCGTTTCCCCACTAGATGGAAGGAGTTGAAAGGGAATCAAGACGAGTccttagagaaaaagaaagggaCACCACAGATTGAACTCAAGTAGTTGCCTCCttatttgaaatatgtattcctgGGTGAAAAAGATAAGAATCCATACATCATTAGTGCAAGCTTGAGCGATTTACAAGAAGAGAAGTTGTTAAGAATTATGCGAAAGCATAAGTGCGCCATCGATTGGTCCATTTAGGACTTGAAGGGAACACGTCCGACCttttgtatgcacaaaatcCTAATGGAGGACAATCACAAATCGGTTGTACAACCCCAAAGAAGATTGACTCAGACAATGAAAGAAGTGATTAGAAAAGAAGTGGTAAAGCTCCTAGAAGCCGATCTCATTAATCCATTTCAGATAGCTCTTGGGTGAGTCCAGTCCAAGTGGTACCAAAAAGGATGGAATAACTGtcatcacaaatgaaaagaacgAGCTAATTCCTACACGAACAATTATAGGGTGGAGAGTTTGTATTGTTTATAGAAGATTGAACAGTGTTGTGAGGAAGGATTGTTTCTCGCTCCCTTTTATTGACTAGATGCTTGAGCGGCTAGCAGGACATGAGTATTACTACTTCTTAAACGGCTACTCGGGGAACAATCAGATAGTTGTGGCACTCGAGGATCAAGAGAAAACTACATTTACATGTCTGTATGGTGTGTTTGCTTATCGACGGATGTCGTTTGGGCTGTGTAATGCACCTGCCACTTTTCAAAGGTGCATGATGTCCATATTCTCTGATATGATTGAGAAACATATTGATGTATTTATGGATGACTTTTCTGTCTTTGGTTcatcttttg from Cicer arietinum cultivar CDC Frontier isolate Library 1 chromosome 5, Cicar.CDCFrontier_v2.0, whole genome shotgun sequence carries:
- the LOC140920392 gene encoding uncharacterized protein — its product is MANPPPPEHTLGEYGNRNRNHARLTIYNPTVTVNKFEVNPALYRELKEIHFSDKHKEYTNRHLTNFFELCETVKVDDCPEESKRLRLFPLSLKDDAKEWLNSFPSSSITT